In Fusobacterium sp., the genomic stretch CGGGAGTATTGTCTCAAGTAGATAGAAATTTTGCTTACTTAGATGTACCTGGACAACCAACAAGTGTAAGAGTGAGAAGTGAAGAACTAGCAAACTATAATATAGGAGATGAAGTAGAAGTACTTCTTATTGGAGAAACTGATGAGGGAGAATTCATAATCGGTTCTAGAAAAAGAATAGATATGGAAGATAACTGGAAAAAATTAGAAGAGGCTTTTGAAAATAAAGAAACTGTAACTGGAAAAATAGTAAAAAGAGTAAAGGGTGGATATATGGTCGAAGCTATGTTCCACCAAGGATTCCTTCCTAATTCTTTATCTGAAATTTCTATGAAAGATGGAGATAAAGTAGTTGGAGAAGATATTACAGTGATGATAAAAGATATCAAACCAGATAAAGATAAAAAAGGTAAAAAAATAACTTTCTCTAAAAAAGATATTACTCTTCAAAAAGAAGAAAAAGAATTTGCTGAATTAAAAGTAGGAGATGTAGTAGAAGCTGAGGTAGCAGATGTATTAGATTTTGGACTTTCTTTAAGATTAAAACATCTAAGAGGATTTGTTCATATTTCTGAAGTATCTTGGAAAAAACTGGATAAACTTAGTGAGAAATATAAAAAAGGAGATAAAGTAGAAGCTAAAATAATCTCTTTAGAACCTGAAAAGAAAAATGTTAAATTATCTATAAAAGTCCTTACAAGAAATCCTTGGGAAGTAGCAGCAGAGCAATATGCAGTGGATAATGTAGTAGAAGGCAAAGTGACAAAAATACTTCCATATGGAGTATTTGTAGAAATAGCTGATGGAGTAGAAGGACTTGTACATATGTCAGATTTTACATGGAATAAAAAGAGAGTAAGTTTAAATGAATTTGTTCAATTAGGTGATATTGTAAAAGTTAAAATAATTGAATTCCAACCATCTGAAAGAAAATTAAAACTTGGAATAAAGCAATTAAGTGCAAATCCTTGGGACAGTGCAGCTGAAAGATATGCAATTGGAACTGAGTTAAAAGGAAAAGTTCTTGAAGTAAAACCTTTCGGAATTTTTGCTGAAGTAGAACCAGGAGTAGATGTATTTATTCATCAGTCTGATTTTAATTGGCAAGGAGAAGAAAATAAAAAATTTAATATTGGAGATATAGTAGAATTCAAGGTTATTGAACTTAATACTGAAGATAATAAAATTAAAGGAAGCATTAAAGCTTTAAGAAAAAGTCCTTGGGAAGTAGCTCTTGAAACTTATAAAATAGGAGAAACTGTAGAAAAAGAAATAAAAAATATTATGGACTTTGGATTATTTATTAATCTAAGCAAAGGAATAGATGGATTTATTCCTGCTCAAATGGCTTCTAAAGATTTTGTAAAAAATCTTAAAGATAAATTTACAGTAGGGCAAACAGTGAAAGCTCAAATAGTTGAGATAGATAAAGAAAAACAAAGAATTAAATTATCTATTAAAAAGATAGAAATTGAAGAAGAAAGAAGAGAGAATCAAGAACTTCTTTCTAAATATGGAACTTCAGGAGAAGAAAACTAAAATATAAAAAACAGTTTGAGGAATCAAACTGTTTTTTATATTAATAATTACAATCTATGTTAAAAAATAAAATGAAATTTTAATTTTTATAAAAAAGATTTAAGTATGTTGAGTTTTTTTATTAATTGAAATTTTAAGTAAAAATAATAAAATGCTTGTATTGACAATTTTTTATATTCATCATAAAATATTATTAGAGTATTATAAAAAAACGAAAAAAAATAAAAATATGCTTAGGAGATGACACAAAAGTAAGAATTTTGTTTTTAAATTTTTTGAGGCATCTTCTTTTTATTTTTAAATATAAAACATAAAAAAATAATGATGATTGTAATGTTTGTGGTTATAATAATTGAAAAAATATAATATTTATGATAAAATAGTTTACTAGAGAAGTAATGAAATTTTAATGAAATTTGAAGGTGAAATGTAATGACAGAATTAAATACTATGTTAATAAAATTAGCTCTTATAGTAGGTATAGGGGCAATGATTGGATGGATAACTAACTATGTAGCTATCAAGATGCTTTTCAGACCATATAAAGAAATAAATTTTGGTTTATTTAAGATACAAGGACTTATTCCCAAAAGAAAACATGAAATTGCTATAAGTATAGCAGACACAGTGCAAAAAGAACTTATTTCTTTAAAAGATGTGACAAGCTCTTTAGATGGAAAAGAACTAGAAACAAGAATGGGAGATATGATTGATAAAATTCTTGATGAAAAATTAGAAGGGGAATTAACTAAAAAATTTCCTATGCTCGCAATATTCATGAGCGAAGATATACTTAAAAAAATTAAAAATATGATAAAAACTTCCATTCTGGAAAATAAAGATACTATTATAGAAATGTTTTCTAATTATTTAGAAGAAAAAGTAAACTTTAGAGAAATAATTATAACAAATGTAGATGGATTTTCTCTTGAGAAGCTAGAAGATATAACATATTCACTTGCTAAGAAAGAATTAAAACATATAGAAGTGGTAGGAGCCATATTAGGAGGAATAATAGGGTTTTTTCAGTTTGGAGTAAGTTTGTTTATATAAGGAGAGGAAAGTGGATAGAGTAGTTACAACTTCAGAAGTGGAGAATGATATAGAAATTCAAAAAACTCTCAGACCGAGATGTTTCAAAGATTACATAGGGCAGGTTTCTTTGAAGGAAAAAATGTCAATATCTATAGAAGCTGCAAAAAAAAGAGGAGGTTCTATTGATCATATTCTTTTATATGGGCCTCCAGGTTTAGGTAAGACTACTCTTGCAGGAGTTATAGCTACTGAAATGGGAGCTAATTTAAAAATAACTTCAGGACCTGTATTAGAAAGGGCTGGAGACCTCGCAGCTATACTAACTTCATTGGAAGAAAATGATATACTTTTTATAGATGAAATTCATAGACTGAATAATACTGTTGAAGAGATATTATATCCTGCTATGGAGGATAAAGAATTGGATATAATTATAGGAAAAGGACCTTCTGCACGGTCTATAAGAATAGAACTTCCAAGTTTTACTTTGATAGGAGCAACAACAAGAGCAGGACTTCTAAGTTCTCCATTGAGAGATAGATTTGGAGTAACTCATAGAATGGAATATTACAGTGAGGAAGAGATAACAGATATTATTCTTAGAGGGGGTAATATTCTGGGAGTAAAAATAGAAATGGATGGAGCAAAAGAACTTGCGAGCAGAAGCAGAGGAACTCCTAGAATAGCTAATCGTCTTTTAAAAAGAGTAAGAGATTTCTGTGAAATAAGAGGTAATGGAACAATAGACAGAGAAATTTCTTTAAAAGCATTGGAGATATTAGGAATAGATTCAGCAGGATTAGATGATTTAGATAGAGATATAGTAAATGCTATCATAGATAACTATGGTGGAGGTCCTGTTGGGATAGATACTCTTTCACTTATGTTAGGAGAAGATAAAAGAACTTTGGAAGAAGTTTATGAACCTTATCTGGTAAAAATTGGTTATTTAAAAAGAACTAACAGAGGGAGAATGGTAACTGAAAGAGCATATGAACATTTTAAAGGTGTTAAGGAGCTGGGAGAAAATGAAGATAAGCACAAAAGTTAGATATGGGCTGAGAGCATTAGCATATATAGCTGAAAAAAGTGGTGAAGGAAAATTAGTAAGAATAAAGGAAATTGCAGATGATCAGAATATTTCTGTACAATATCTGGAACAGATTCTATTTAAACTAAAAAATGAAAATATAATAGAAGGAAAAAGAGGACCTAATGGTGGTTATAGACTGGCACAAGAACCAGATAAAATAACATTACATCAGTTGTATAAAATACTTGATGAAGAGGATAAAGTTATAGACTGTAATGAAAGTGAAGAGCATAAAGCAACATGTAGTGAACAAACTTGTGGAACTACATGTATATGGAGTAAACTAGACAGTGCTATGACCAAAATTCTAAAAGAAACTACTTTAAATGAATTTATAAAAAATAAAGATATGATATAGGAGTTTAGAGTGATAAGTGTTATAATAGCAAGTGAGAATGTTAGTGGGAATAGGATTACAGTTAATGAAAAAGGTGACATAAATCATTTGAAAAATGTTTTTAGGATAAAGTTAAATGAAGAAATAAGAGCTGTAGATGGTGAAAAAGAATACTTCTGTAAAGTTGTTTCTATAGATAAAAAAGAGATAATTCTAGAAATAGAAAAAATATTTGAAGACAGATATTCTCATAAAGTAAAGATAGACGCTGCACTAGGGATATTAAAAAATGATAAAATGGATCTTACTATTCAAAAACTCACAGAGATTGGAGTCAATAAAATAATTCCTTTAGTTGTAAAAAGAGGTATTGTTAAGATAACAGAAAAAAAAGATAAATGGGATCTTATAGTAAGGGAAACTTTAAAACAATGTCAAGCAGTTAAAGCTACTGAAATAGATGAAATAAAAAAGCTTGAAGAGATAGAGTTTGAAAAATATGATCTTGTAATTGTTCCTTATGAGTGTGAAGAGGAATACACATTGAAAAATTTATTGAGAAATAAAGAAAAACTTCCAAAAAAAATTCTGTATATAATAGGTTCAGAAGGTGGATTTGATCCAGAAGAGATACAATTTTTGAAAAGGAAAAAAGCAGAGATAGTTACTTTAGGAAGAAGGATATTGAGAGCAGAGACAGCCTCTATTGTAGTAGGAGGAATATTAATAAATGAGTTTCAATAAAAGAGTAGCCTTTTATACTTTAGGATGTAAAGTAAATCAATATGAAACTGAGAGTATAAAAAATCAATTACTGAAAAAAGGATATACTGAAACAGCTTTTGAAGAAGAGGCTGAAGTTTATATAGTAAATTCGTGTACTGTTACTAGTGTGGCAGACAGAAAAACAAGAAATATGTTGAGAAGAGCAAAAAAAATAAATCCAAAAGGTGTAGTAATAGTTACTGGATGTTATGCTCAAACTAACAGCAAAGAACTTCTAGAAATGGAAGAGATAGACTATGTGATTGGAAATACTGATAAAAATGCTATAGTTAACTTTATAGAAGATATAGAAAACAGAACTATGGAAAAAATAAAAAATCATAATATATTTTTAGATAATGAATATACAGAATATGAATTTGCAACACTAAGAGAAATGTCTAGAGCTTATGTTAAGATTCAAGATGGATGCAATAATTTTTGTTCTTATTGTAAAATTCCTTTTGCAAGAGGAAAAAGCAGATCAAGAAAGAAAAATAATATAATTAAAGAAATAGAAAAATTAGTAGAAGAAGGATTTAAAGAAGTTATTCTTATAGGAATAAATTTAGGAGCTTATGGTGAAGATCTTAATGAAGGAGAAAACTTTGAGTCACTTTTAAAAACTATATTAAAAATAAATAAATTACAAAGAGTAAGGATAGGATCAGTTTATCCAGATAAAATCTCTGATGAATTTATTGATATGTTTGAAAATAAAAAACTTATGCCTCATCTCCATATTTCTTTACAATCCTGTGATGATGAAATATTAAAAAGAATGAGAAGAAAATATGGAAGTTCTCTTATTGAAGAAAAACTTTTAAAATTAAAAGAAAAAGTAAAAAATATGGAATATACAGCTGATGTAATAGTGGGATTTCCAGGTGAAACTGAAAAAATGTTCCAAAATTCGTATGATCTTATAAAAAAAATAAAATTTTCAGGAATTCATATATTTCAGTATTCTGATAGAGAAAACACTCTTGCAAGCAGCTTTACAGATAAAATAGATGCAAAGATAAAAAAAGAAAGAGCAGATAGATTAGAAGCTCTTAAAACAGAGATGGCAGAAAAAGAAAGAAAAAAATATATAGGAAAATATTTAAATGTTCTTTTGGAAGAAAGAGTAGATGATTATCTATATGGTTATAGTGAAAATTATCTTAGAGTTAAAATTAAGGATAAAGAAATAGAGCTCAACAGTGTTATTGATATAAAAATAAATTCTTTAGAAAAGGAGATGTTGATAGCTGATGAATAAAGGATTAGGGAAATTAAAACTGATAATATTTGTAATAGGAATAATAGTAGCATTAACAGTTTTTTTGTTTATAAATATGAATGATGGAAATAGAGATCTGGATAAAAACAGCAGGTACCTTATAATAGGAAAAAGCAATCTTATAGCTGTTTATGAAGATAAGCTTGCAGTGAAAATACCTTACGAAATAAGCATAAGTAAAGATGAAACAGTTGAGGAACTTGTAAAAAATAAAAATAAAGAAGAAATAATGGCAACAATAAATAAAATTCTTCCTGAAAAAGTTGATAACTATAAAGTTATAAAATTTGGGGATATAAAATTAAATGTAAAGAATGCTAAAAATATACCTGAGATAAATATTGCAGACAAAAGATATATACTTACTTCAAGCTTATATTCTATGTTTGATTCTTTATATACAGATTCTAACAGAGCTAATGAAGTGAATGAAAATATAATAGTGGATATATTAAACGCAAATGGAAGAGCAGGATATGCAAGAAAAACGGGAGAGACTTTAAAGAAAAATCTTTCTATGAAATATAATGCTGCTAACTATGAGACATTTCTTGAAGAAAGTTATGTAATAATGAATGATATTTCCAAAGAAAAAACACAGGAAATTTTAATGCAATTAGATGAAAAATATTTTAAAATTAAAGATGTTCCTTCTATCCCAACACTAGCTAATATAGTTGTTGTTTTGGGAAAAGAACAAAATGTAGATTTTAATTTAGAAGTGATTGGAACTACTGATACAGCAGATGAAATGGGAAAAGAACTTAAAAAACTGGGGTATAAGAATATTAAAAATATTAAAAGTGATTCAAAAGTTGAAAGTTCAGTAATAGAATATAACTCTGAAGATTATTTTATTGCATATAAAATAGCTCAAAAGCTTGATATAAAAGATATGATAGAAAAAGATAGTCTAAAGAATAAAATAATGATATTTGCTAAATAGAGGATGGATTGATGATTTATATATTGTCTTTTTTAGGAATAATAATAGAAGCAAGTTTACCATTTAATAGCCCTGTCTTAATAATAGCGATTCCATTTTTTACATATCTTGTAACTTTAAAAAGGATTCGTTCAGTGAGCTGTATATTTTTGATGACTATAATTCTTTCATTACAGACGCATGATTTTGTAAGATTATTTTTAATAATGGCAGTATTTTATTATTTGTTTAATTTTATATTTTTAAACTTTGTATATAGTAGAGAAAATATTTTAATTATTTCTATAATACAACTTGGAATGTGTTTTATAATGGTGTATAAAAATTATAATCTTCATTATTTGATATTTAATTTTATTGGGTTTATAATATTTAACTATTTATATGTGACAGTTATGCGGAAGAAGAAAATTGCTAGAGGATAATAACTATGAAAAATGGAAAAATTCAAATAAAATTAGGGTCAGATAACAGTAAAAGAGATATAGTATTTAAAGTTTTTATTTTGCTTGTATTTTTAGGACTTGGAACAAGAATGATGTATCTTCAGCTTGTAAGAGGAGAGAGATATGCATATCTTTCTGAAAAAAATAGATTTAAATTAAAGAAGATAGAATCACCAAGAGGAAAAATCTATGATAGAGAAGGAAGATTGGTAGTAACAAATGGTGCAGGCTATAGACTTGTGTATTTAAAGGAGAGAAACAGTGACCCTGAGATTGTGAGAGAAATTAGTGAAGTAACTGGTTATGATGAAGAGTTTATAAAAAGAAGAATAAGAAATGGAGAAATATTTCCATATACCAGAGAAAATGTACTTGTAGAGAGTTTGGATGAAGAAACTGCTCATAAATTGATGGAAAAGATAGTAGATTATCCTTATCTGCAAGTTCAAACTTATTCCAAAAGACGATATCTTTATGATTCAGTAGCTTCACATAGTATAGGTTATGTAAAAAAAATATCTGAAAAAGAGTATGAAAAACTAAAGGATGAAGGATATTCTCCGAGGGACATAGTTGGTAAAGATGGGATAGAAAGAGCATATGATCAAAACCTTCAAGGTGAAGATGGGTATGAATATATAGAGGTAAATGCTTTTAATAAAGTTCAAAGAAGAGTAGCAGAAGAAAAAGACCCAATACCTGGAAAAGATCTTTATATGACATTAAATATGGAACTTCAAGAATATATGGAAGAACAATTTAAAGAGGATGAAAGAGTAGGAGCATTTATTGCCATGGATCCTAAAACTGGTGAAATAATAACTATGGTAAGTTATCCTACATACTCTTTGAATATGTTTAGTTCTCAAATTTTGAATGAGGATTGGCAAAAGATAATAACTGATCCAGGGAGACCACTGACTAATAAAACAATAGCAGGAGAATATCCTCCAGGATCAGTATTTAAAGTAGTGTCAGCAATGGCATTTCTTGATAATGGAATTGATCCTAAAGAAAAATATCTAGATAAAAATGGATATTATGAAATAGGAAAATGGAGATGGAGAGCTTGGAAAGCAGGAGGACATGGAAATGTAGATATGAAAAAATCTATTGTTGAATCAGCTAATCCATATTACTATAGACTATCTGACCAAATAGGCCATAAAGCAATAGTAGATACAGCTCATTTATTTGGACTTAATGAAAGAACAGGAATAGATATTCCTGGAGAAAAAAGAGGATTACTTCCAGATGCTGAATGGAAAAAAAAGGCAATGGGAAGTGGATGGTACAAAGGAGACACAATACTTTTATCAATTGGGCAGGGGTATCTTACAGTAACTCCTCTACAGATAGCTGTTCTTTATGCTTCAATTGCAAATAAAGGATATGTGTATTCTCCTCATTTAGTAAAAGAATTAGTAGATTTTAGCGGAAAGAATGTGACTCCAATAACAGGAGAAAAACATCAGATAACAAAATTTCCTGAAAAATATTATAATGAATTAAATGAAGCTTTGATAGCAACAGTTGCACAGGATAATGGAACAACTAAAATACTAAGAACTCCTGGAATGAAAGTTGCAGCAAAAAGTGGTTCTGCTCAGAACCCTCATTCTAAAACTACACATGCATGGGTAGCAGGATATTTTCCTGCTGATAATCCTGAGATAGCTTTTTCAGTTATATTGGAAGGAGCTGGAGGAGGAGGAGCTATGGGTGGAGCAATGGCGAGAAAATTTATAGATAAATATTTAGAGATAAAAAATAGGGAAAAGTAATCAACGAAGATCCAACTAATAATGAGGAGAAAGTTAATTAGGTATATTTTAGTGTTATAGTAATTTTGAAGTAGTGGAGGTACAGAAAAAATACTATCAAAATAAGGAGAACAGATGATAAAAAGAAACAAAGATACAGAAAAAGAATATTCAAAAAAGAAAAGAACAGAAACTAGTGGAATAAAAGAGGTAAAAGATATAAAAGAGAAATTAAAAGCAATAAAAGCTGGTATAAAAGAATTAAAAGAAGATAAAGAAGAAAAGAAAGTAGAGGTTAAAGCAGAAAGAGTGGCTGAAACAAAAGAGACAAAAAGTATAAAAGAAGAAAAAATGTATGTCATTCCTTTAGGTGGACTTGAAGAAGTAGGAAAAAATATGACAGTCATTCAATATAGAGATGAAATAATAATAATAGACTCAGGGGTGACTTTCCCAGATGAGAATTTATTGGGAATAGATTTAGTGATACCTGATTTTTCATTTATAGAGAATAATAAAGATAAAGTGAAAGGACTTTTTATAACTCATGGACATGAAGATCATATAGGTTCAATTCCATATCTTTATCAAAAAATAGATAAAAATATTCCAATGTTTGGAGGAAAGCTTACATTAGCTTTAGCCAAATCGAAATTTGATAATCCTGGATTTTCAAAAGAACTTCCTAAAATGAAAGAAATAAAAGGGAGAAGTAAAGTAAAAGTTGGAAAATATTTTACAGTTGAGTTTATAAAAGTAACTCACTCTATAACAGATGCATATTCATTAGTAATAACATCGCCAGCAGGAGTGGTATTTCACACAGGAGATTTTAAAATAGATCTGACTCCAGTAGATAGTGAAGGAGTGGATTTTGCAAGACTTTCTCAAGTAGGGGAACAGGGAGTAGATTTAATGCTTTCTGATTCAACAAATTCAGAAGTAGAAGGATTTACACCATCAGAAAGAAGTGTAGGAGAAGCATTTAAACAGGAATTCTCAAAAGCTAAAGGAAGAATAATTGTAGCAGCTTTTGCTTCACATGTACATAGACTACAACAGATAATAAAT encodes the following:
- a CDS encoding 30S ribosomal protein S1 — its product is MSNNEYYEEFEALLNEYLPTEEKSKVRVTGVLSQVDRNFAYLDVPGQPTSVRVRSEELANYNIGDEVEVLLIGETDEGEFIIGSRKRIDMEDNWKKLEEAFENKETVTGKIVKRVKGGYMVEAMFHQGFLPNSLSEISMKDGDKVVGEDITVMIKDIKPDKDKKGKKITFSKKDITLQKEEKEFAELKVGDVVEAEVADVLDFGLSLRLKHLRGFVHISEVSWKKLDKLSEKYKKGDKVEAKIISLEPEKKNVKLSIKVLTRNPWEVAAEQYAVDNVVEGKVTKILPYGVFVEIADGVEGLVHMSDFTWNKKRVSLNEFVQLGDIVKVKIIEFQPSERKLKLGIKQLSANPWDSAAERYAIGTELKGKVLEVKPFGIFAEVEPGVDVFIHQSDFNWQGEENKKFNIGDIVEFKVIELNTEDNKIKGSIKALRKSPWEVALETYKIGETVEKEIKNIMDFGLFINLSKGIDGFIPAQMASKDFVKNLKDKFTVGQTVKAQIVEIDKEKQRIKLSIKKIEIEEERRENQELLSKYGTSGEEN
- a CDS encoding DUF445 domain-containing protein, whose translation is MTELNTMLIKLALIVGIGAMIGWITNYVAIKMLFRPYKEINFGLFKIQGLIPKRKHEIAISIADTVQKELISLKDVTSSLDGKELETRMGDMIDKILDEKLEGELTKKFPMLAIFMSEDILKKIKNMIKTSILENKDTIIEMFSNYLEEKVNFREIIITNVDGFSLEKLEDITYSLAKKELKHIEVVGAILGGIIGFFQFGVSLFI
- the ruvB gene encoding Holliday junction branch migration DNA helicase RuvB, with translation MDRVVTTSEVENDIEIQKTLRPRCFKDYIGQVSLKEKMSISIEAAKKRGGSIDHILLYGPPGLGKTTLAGVIATEMGANLKITSGPVLERAGDLAAILTSLEENDILFIDEIHRLNNTVEEILYPAMEDKELDIIIGKGPSARSIRIELPSFTLIGATTRAGLLSSPLRDRFGVTHRMEYYSEEEITDIILRGGNILGVKIEMDGAKELASRSRGTPRIANRLLKRVRDFCEIRGNGTIDREISLKALEILGIDSAGLDDLDRDIVNAIIDNYGGGPVGIDTLSLMLGEDKRTLEEVYEPYLVKIGYLKRTNRGRMVTERAYEHFKGVKELGENEDKHKS
- a CDS encoding Rrf2 family transcriptional regulator encodes the protein MKISTKVRYGLRALAYIAEKSGEGKLVRIKEIADDQNISVQYLEQILFKLKNENIIEGKRGPNGGYRLAQEPDKITLHQLYKILDEEDKVIDCNESEEHKATCSEQTCGTTCIWSKLDSAMTKILKETTLNEFIKNKDMI
- a CDS encoding 16S rRNA (uracil(1498)-N(3))-methyltransferase, whose amino-acid sequence is MISVIIASENVSGNRITVNEKGDINHLKNVFRIKLNEEIRAVDGEKEYFCKVVSIDKKEIILEIEKIFEDRYSHKVKIDAALGILKNDKMDLTIQKLTEIGVNKIIPLVVKRGIVKITEKKDKWDLIVRETLKQCQAVKATEIDEIKKLEEIEFEKYDLVIVPYECEEEYTLKNLLRNKEKLPKKILYIIGSEGGFDPEEIQFLKRKKAEIVTLGRRILRAETASIVVGGILINEFQ
- the mtaB gene encoding tRNA (N(6)-L-threonylcarbamoyladenosine(37)-C(2))-methylthiotransferase MtaB, translating into MSFNKRVAFYTLGCKVNQYETESIKNQLLKKGYTETAFEEEAEVYIVNSCTVTSVADRKTRNMLRRAKKINPKGVVIVTGCYAQTNSKELLEMEEIDYVIGNTDKNAIVNFIEDIENRTMEKIKNHNIFLDNEYTEYEFATLREMSRAYVKIQDGCNNFCSYCKIPFARGKSRSRKKNNIIKEIEKLVEEGFKEVILIGINLGAYGEDLNEGENFESLLKTILKINKLQRVRIGSVYPDKISDEFIDMFENKKLMPHLHISLQSCDDEILKRMRRKYGSSLIEEKLLKLKEKVKNMEYTADVIVGFPGETEKMFQNSYDLIKKIKFSGIHIFQYSDRENTLASSFTDKIDAKIKKERADRLEALKTEMAEKERKKYIGKYLNVLLEERVDDYLYGYSENYLRVKIKDKEIELNSVIDIKINSLEKEMLIADE
- a CDS encoding LytR C-terminal domain-containing protein; protein product: MNKGLGKLKLIIFVIGIIVALTVFLFINMNDGNRDLDKNSRYLIIGKSNLIAVYEDKLAVKIPYEISISKDETVEELVKNKNKEEIMATINKILPEKVDNYKVIKFGDIKLNVKNAKNIPEINIADKRYILTSSLYSMFDSLYTDSNRANEVNENIIVDILNANGRAGYARKTGETLKKNLSMKYNAANYETFLEESYVIMNDISKEKTQEILMQLDEKYFKIKDVPSIPTLANIVVVLGKEQNVDFNLEVIGTTDTADEMGKELKKLGYKNIKNIKSDSKVESSVIEYNSEDYFIAYKIAQKLDIKDMIEKDSLKNKIMIFAK
- the mrdA gene encoding penicillin-binding protein 2, coding for MKNGKIQIKLGSDNSKRDIVFKVFILLVFLGLGTRMMYLQLVRGERYAYLSEKNRFKLKKIESPRGKIYDREGRLVVTNGAGYRLVYLKERNSDPEIVREISEVTGYDEEFIKRRIRNGEIFPYTRENVLVESLDEETAHKLMEKIVDYPYLQVQTYSKRRYLYDSVASHSIGYVKKISEKEYEKLKDEGYSPRDIVGKDGIERAYDQNLQGEDGYEYIEVNAFNKVQRRVAEEKDPIPGKDLYMTLNMELQEYMEEQFKEDERVGAFIAMDPKTGEIITMVSYPTYSLNMFSSQILNEDWQKIITDPGRPLTNKTIAGEYPPGSVFKVVSAMAFLDNGIDPKEKYLDKNGYYEIGKWRWRAWKAGGHGNVDMKKSIVESANPYYYRLSDQIGHKAIVDTAHLFGLNERTGIDIPGEKRGLLPDAEWKKKAMGSGWYKGDTILLSIGQGYLTVTPLQIAVLYASIANKGYVYSPHLVKELVDFSGKNVTPITGEKHQITKFPEKYYNELNEALIATVAQDNGTTKILRTPGMKVAAKSGSAQNPHSKTTHAWVAGYFPADNPEIAFSVILEGAGGGGAMGGAMARKFIDKYLEIKNREK
- a CDS encoding ribonuclease J — encoded protein: MIKRNKDTEKEYSKKKRTETSGIKEVKDIKEKLKAIKAGIKELKEDKEEKKVEVKAERVAETKETKSIKEEKMYVIPLGGLEEVGKNMTVIQYRDEIIIIDSGVTFPDENLLGIDLVIPDFSFIENNKDKVKGLFITHGHEDHIGSIPYLYQKIDKNIPMFGGKLTLALAKSKFDNPGFSKELPKMKEIKGRSKVKVGKYFTVEFIKVTHSITDAYSLVITSPAGVVFHTGDFKIDLTPVDSEGVDFARLSQVGEQGVDLMLSDSTNSEVEGFTPSERSVGEAFKQEFSKAKGRIIVAAFASHVHRLQQIINTAEEYGRRIAIDGRSLVKVFEIASNLGYLRIPEGMMVALSEVDKLKDNKVVILCTGTQGEPMAALSRIAKNMHKHIKIKEGDTVIISATPIPGNEKAVSNNINNLLKYDAEVVFKKIAGIHVSGHGSKDEQKLMLNLIKPRYFMPVHGEHKMLKAHKDTAIETGVSKNNVIIAQNGSKVEVTKSAVKIKGKVNAGSTLVDGLGVGDIGNIVLKDRQQLSQDGVVVIVFTISKETGKIIAGPDIVTRGFVYSKESDDIIKEAIEAIKAKLSNIERSSAKDWNTFKNTTRDIASKYFYNKTKRNPVVLPIIMEI